aattttaacatgtaaaatctaaacacccaCAATTTTTAAgagtgtaatttaccatttaacctaatttttttttttttttaagataaagatagaaacttttttttatataaaagtataAAGGTACAGCACCATATCCATCACAGCACAAGCGCATAAACTCCAAGCCTACTAGAAAGAAGTACATCAAATTACAAATACCACAACAACacacaacaaattataacaatattcaaaacaaaattaatggtTCTCCATTGCCCCTTCCAATATCACAGCACAGGTGCATAGTTTCATCATTGCTAAAGACTAGACCAGCATACAAAGAACCCCATTACTGCACATAATCTTTAATACTCTTCCAAGCCAATTGCCCCTTCCAATTTCACAAAACAGAATTAATGGTTCTCCATTGCCCCTTCCAGTATCACAGCACAGGTGCAGAGTTTCAGCATCACTAAATACCAGATCAGCATACAAAAACAACCCCATTACTGCACATAATCATTAATACTCTTCCAAGTCAATTGCCCCTTCCAAATTCACAACACATGTGCATAATTCCAGAGCTGCTGGAGAAGTACATCAAATACCAGAACAGCCTCCAACATATTATAACAAGGTTCAAAAAAACTCCCATTATTGTACATAATCTTTAATACTCTTCCAAGAAGCCAATTGCCCCTTCCAATTTCACAGCACATGTGCATAGTTGCAGAACTATTGGAGAACTACATTAAATACCAGAACAACacacaacaaattataacaaGGTCCAAAAACATTATTAATGGTTCCCCATTGCTGCACATAATCTCTGATATTCTTCCAAGTAGCCAATTGCCCCTTCCATTATAGCTTTAGGATGTTGTTGGACCTTCTCAAAATAGAATTTATTTCTAGCATTCCATAATGCCCACAATATCGTTGCCCATCTGTCCCAACTCCATCTATGTAAGCCTATTTGCCATCATCCTAAAGAATGCAAAGAAGTTTTGTTCTGCATTCGAACATTTTTGGATTTTCCCTCTGCAAAGTGCCCATACATTCCTTGCTAAGGGACATTCCCAAAGAAGATTACCAATGTATTCAGGTTTCTGGCAGCATATTTCACATTGTAGGTAAAATATTTGAGCAGGCACGCCACACAAACATCTTAACCTTAGGAGGAGTCTTAAGagtccagattttttttttccagagaGCCCGATCAGttactgctctagagtgctcagccaattttttttcctttagctTTAAAGCAACCTGATATGCAGACTTCACTGTAAACAACTTAGCTGAATTTTCCTTCCATATCAGCTTGTCCTGAGAGGCAGTCATGGACAGAGGAATGGctagtatttcttttctagtttgATAAACAAAGAGATCAAAGATCTTTTCCCGATCCCATTGCATTGTTGTACTATCAGTCAAGTCACTCACGCAAATTCGGCTGGTCATCACCCAAAAACACATGTTTGTGCGGAATAGTTaagtaaaaagtagaaaaagtcagatttatatttatatttttattaatctgaaataaatataaattttttcatggtGGTTTGAATGTTCAAAGATCAGTTCAACGTCAAcgttcaaccaaaaaaaaacaaaaaaacttcaaCGTTCAACCATGCGCTTTACGCAGAAGTCTTCCATGTGTGCAACACAAGAACTTCATCCTTAATTTCCTTCCCTCAGCGGCGAAGGTGCTGTGATCATCATGTTTTGTCCcatcttttcccctctctctctctctctctctccaaccttACCAATTCCAAGTTTCCAATAATTTTATGAACCATTCAGAATTTATTTTCATTGGTGGTATTAACTACTCCCACCTACCTCTTTATAACTTTCTGATTTCTGGGGATTACAACAATTAGATTCTGATTCAGAGGAAACCACATTATAAATAGTTTAGCGTGAAAACAAATTACACGATCTGCTGCTAAAGTTGCGTGAGGTACTGTTTTATATTCAgttcttttattaaatttagtCAGTTAAACAAAGAACAAACACTATTGCAAATGCTTAATAAAATTTGCCTGTGCCCATACCTATTGTCATGTTGTTGTGCATGTCGAATTTGTGCCTGTGCTTCTTAggttttaaagtttttgttGCTTGCTTGGGTGGTGCTTATTGGGGGtgtgatttttttctttggtaaacTACTCGTTTGGCTCCTATCTTTTGcaaagtattttaatttggtttataacctttcaattgtgttaatttgatGCTTAACCTTTCAGTGTCatttcaatttagtttttaCCATTATCTCTTGGATAAAAATTGCTGATATAGCAAACAGccgaaataaaaaattagtttctagcaataaaaaaaaacttattttttattttggttatttgtcACGTCACCAATTTCCATCAAAAGGATAACAACATGGAAAaaattgacatgatattgaaaaattaggaatcaaattaatacaattgaaaagttatggaccaaattaaaatatggtataAAGGACATAGGTGTTGTTTTAGGCTAATGGGTACTTTTGGCTGCGATATAATTGCAGGATTTTGTTTGAATATTTAGATATTGCTGTAGAAAACACTGctaggattttatttatttgatttcttaattaattagatcCTCTCTATGTTCGTTCTTTATTAtggatattttatttaattaatcttTTCAATGCATTGAACTCATACTGGTTTTATCTTATTCTTCttgtgcaatttttttctttgtgctaTTTGATTACAATTCTTAGTTGAGAAAAAAGGTTGATGGTCTGATTGTATAAGATTTGAGTTGTATTGATGGGTGATGCAATGCCCTAAGCTTTCGGTTTTTTGGCAATGTAGTTGCAGTTTTGGTATTCTCATACTGATGCTCTTAGTACTATTGTGGTGTAAAAGAATTTTGTTACCGAATGGAATTctaattctttctctttttccgtGGCTGCAGTTCAGATTTATGTGATACACTTCAATTGTTGGGCTAAATTTTTCTCAAGATTATATAAGATAGTTTTCATCTTTCTTAGCATTTATCAAGATATTGTGTCTGTGTAATGTGTAATGGGCATTGATTTTAGTGTGTTTTTTGTTGAGTTTGCAGCATCCTacgtgtttgataaaatgtcttATGGGCTCGCAATTGCATCATGTTTTTTTATGTTCCCAAATGTGAGGCTTTGGAGTGCAATTTGTAGGGACTAAATTTTCTGAATTATTTGATTAGTTGCAATTAATGTCATCTGAGCTTGCCAAACTTTTTGCAGATTAGCTTTGCGTATGCAAAAATTCTTCAATATACGGATGCTTATTTACCTATGTTGATTTAGAGAGGAGGGTGGTGCTAACAAGCTTTTACTTCCTATCTGGTCAGTATCTTTTGTTTTTAgcatgtttgatttttttagaatatatgTATGGTTCTTTGTGAAAATGAACAAATTGCTAAAATCTTAAATCTGGGTAACTGGTATGTATCTCCCTTTGCTTTTCAgtttttgccttttttattttttaaatttgtttacaTTACTTTATTTTTCCCTTCCATTACTATGTTCACATCAATCCTTTCTTGATCTTCTATTTAAATATGCTACTAGAGAATATATTTGGTACTTGAGAATTTCATTTCTCTTGTTGTATACTATCATTACATAATTTCTCCATTGTCTAGATtgacataaaatattatttgtacTCGAGAATTTCATACTCATGTTGTACTTGAGAGCTTCATTTTTTCAATGGTGgcattaaaattcaaaagttatttGCCTATTCATTTGTAGGTCTTTGATGTTGATATTCTAATTCTCTTTAATCTGatgtttttccattttggttaTAAGATAGTAAAGAACAATGTAGTTAGTGGTTAGAGAATTGAAACAATAAAGCCAAATTCCTACCATGAGctaataaatatttgtaatttttattttaatatctcATCCATTGCATTAGTTAacaattagttttatttaatataaaagcGAACAAAATTAGAAGGCATTATTAGTTGCAAGTTTGTTTTGGTCTATCTGCAGGCGGTGTGTCAACAACACTGGAATAACATTCTCATATTGAGAATCCATAACTTCAGTTTTGGTTCAATTTTATTCATCGGATTCTAAGAAGCTAATCTTTAACTACAAATTCTATAAAGAGAACCAAGACAAAGAccaagaggaagaagaaggagaaggccATATTTGAACTAGCATGTCAGACGAGGAAACTAATTCATGGCCGGTTGCGTTAATTGTTTTCTTAATCTTGATCACAGGTACTTATTCAAACTCtgtttttctaataaaaaaattattaaaaaagaataagaaaaaaaaaagagagattctTTCGGCTCATAACTCTGAATTCTGCCTTTTTAACATGAAAGTTTAGCACTTTGCAATACCATACCTAGTTCATCTTTCATGACATCCTGAATCTCAATACTAGTATGAACTATATCTGTCTAATGAAATATTCAAACTTACAAAAAAGTTTCACGGGtctttctctgtttttgtttttgttaacatttaataataaaattcacaTTCACCACAGATGTTTCCTGTTTCATAGAACCAAaacatgttttaatttttaaaggaCGATTCTGTCTCTCAAATATGTTTTAAGTTATGGGAATCTAATTCATTAAATTTTGCAGGTACGCTTGTTGCTGGAGATTCTCTGGACACAGACAAAGAAGTCCTTCTAAATCTGAAAGCATTCTTTgaaaaaaacaatcaaataaaCCGAGGAATATACTCACTGTGGAACAAGCAGAGCAATAACCCATGTGAATGGCCTGGAATAAATTGCAGTACTACTACCAGAACAGCAAGAGTCACTAGCATCGACCTCTCAGACAACAAAATCTCCGGCAAGTTATTCGGAAACTTCTCATTGCTAACCGAGCTCTCTTTCCTCGACCTCTCCAAGAACACACTCAGTGGAGTGATTCCTGAGGACTTAAACCGGTGCCAAAACCTTGTGCGTCTCAATCTCTCACATAACATTCTTGACGGCCACCTGAACTTGACAGGGTTGAATAAGCTTGAGAAGCTTGATATTTCTGTCAATAGAATATGTGGGGAGGTCCAGTTGAGCCTCCCAACAATTTGTGACAAGTTGGTTGTGTTGCATATATCGAGGAATAACTTCACAGGCGTGATCAATGGCAGTTTTGATACATGCCAGAATTTGCAGTTCTTGGATTTGAGCACAAACAAGTTAAGTGGGAAATTATGGATTGGTTTTGAAAAGCTGCTTGAGTTTTCTGCCTCAGAAAACAATTTCAACGGGCATATTTTGTCGTCAATGTTTGGTACTAACTGTAACCTGCAAGTTTTAGACCTGTCTGAAAATGGTTTTACTGGTCAGGTTCCAGGGAATATATCATATTGTCGAAGTTTGGTTATTTTGAATCTGTCGAGTAATAATTTTACAGGAAAAATTCCAGCTGAGATGGGATCAATTTCTAGTCTTCAAGCTTTGTACTTGGGGAACAACAGCTTTTCCAAAGATATTCCTGATTCACTTCTCAGCTTGAATAAGTTAACCTTCTTGGATTTGAGTAGGAACAATTTTGGAGGAGATATACAAGAGATTTTTGGGAAATTCACTCAGGTTAAGTTTCTTGTATTGCACAGCAATTTGTATATCGGTGGGATATATACATCGGGAATTCTCAAGATTCCTAACATTTTTATATTAGACCTGAgcttcaacaaattttcaggTCCACTTCCAGTTGAAATCTCTGAAATGCCAAGTTTGAAGTTCTTGATCCTTGCTTACAATGAATTTTCTGGAACTATACCATCAGAATATGGAAACCTGTCCCGCCTGCAAGCACTTGACCTCTCTTTTAACAGGCTAAATGGATCAATACCTCCCACCTTTGGAAAGTTGAGATCACTCTTATGGTTGATGCTTGCAAATAATTCCCTATCAGGGGAGATTCCGCCGGATTTGGGAAATTGCACAAGCTTGTTGTGGTTGAACCTTGCCAACAACCAGCTTTCTGGGAAAATCCCACCACAATTGACAAATATTGGTACAAATGCCACAGTAACTTTCGAGTCTAATCGCCAGGAAAATGACGGGATTGTTGGTGGTTCAGGGGAGTGTTTGGCGATGCGGAGGTGGATTCCTGCAAACTACCCTCCTTTCAGTTTTGTGTATGACATCCTCACAAGGAAGAGTTGTAGAAGCACATGGGATACGATACTTCAAGGAAATAGCATTTTCCCAATATGTGCAGCTGGTTTGTCAGTCAGGACCTTTCAAATCCCCGGTTATGTTCAACTAAGTGGGAATCGGCTTTCAGGTGAGGTGCCTCCAGATATTGGTAATATGCAGAAGTTCAGTATGTTGCATTTGGGCTTCAATGAATTCTATGGGAAGCTTCCTCCTCAAATTGAAAAAATGCCACTTGTAGTCCTAAACATTTCCAATAACAAGTTTTCTGGTGAAATTCCTGGGGAGATTGGTAACATTAAGTGCCTGCAGAATCTGGACTTGTCCTGCAACAATTTTTCTGGCATGTTCCCAGCAAGCTTTAACAACCTGAGTGAGCTAAACAAGTTCAATATCTCATACAATCCACTGATCTCTGGTGTAATTCCAATAACCGGGCAATTTTCAACGTTTGAGAAGTCCTATCTCGGTGACGCCCTTTTGGAACTTCCAAATTTCAGTCACAACACCACAGATATGTTTCCACATGGTAACGATCATGATGGGAAGACAAACAGGCGTAGTTTTGCTGCATTCTTGGTGTTCCTAGCTTTGGCACtgattttcttaatatttgGGGTATTGTCACTCATAGTCTGCATGTTGGAGAAGAGCCCATCAGAATCACCTGGTTATCAATTGCAGGATATAAAGTACCCGCATGATCTTGCATCAAGTTCTAGCTATTCATCACCATGGTTGTCAGATACGATTAAGGTCATTCGTTTGGACAAAACAGCTTTCACACATGCAGACATTTTAAAAGCGACTGGTAACTTTTCAGAGGAGAGGATTATTGGAAACGGGGGATTTGGCACAGTCTACCGAGGAGTATTGCCTGATGGGAGAGAAGTGGCAGTTAAAAAGCTTCAAAGAGAAGGAATAGAGGGTGAAAGGGAATTCCGAGCTGAAATGGAGGTTCTAAGTGGCAATGGATTTGGTTGGCCACATCCAAACCTTGTAACACTTTATGGTTGGTGCTTGGATGACACACAGAAAATTCTAGTTTATGAGTACATGGAAGGTGGAAGCTTGGAGGACCTCATATCAGACAGAATAATGCTTACATGGAGGAGAAGAATTGATGTGGCAGTTGATGTAGCTCGTGCATTAATGTTTCTACACCATGAATGCTACCCTGCCATTGTGCATCGCGATGTGAAGGCTAGCAATGTCCTACTTGATAAGGATGGGAAAGCACGGGTTACTGATTTTGGTCTAGCTAGAGTTGTTGATGCTGGGGATAGTCATGTTAGTACAGTGGTGGCCGGGACAATTGGTTATGTTGCTCCTGAATATGGGCAAACATGGCATGCTACTACAAAAGGGGATGTGTATAGTTTTGGGGTATTGACAATGGAACTAGCAACTGGGAGGAGAGCTTTGGATGGAGGGGAAGAGTGTCTGGTGGAATGGGCGAAACGGGTGATGGGAAATGAGAGGCAAGCATTGAGCAGATCAGTCATACCAGTTGTGCTTTTGGGGTCCGGGCTGGCTGAGGGGGCAGAGGAAATGAGTGAGCTTCTTCGGGTTGGGGTGAAGTGCACAGCCGAGTCACCACAAGCTAGACCAAACATGAAGGAAGTGCTAGCTATGCTAATAGAGATTTCCTGCATTAGAGGGGAGTTCAATTATGGTCACTCtcctcctttttaattttttgaagttttgagaaaaatgtCCATAGTTTGAGGATGTTACATAGTTTTCACACATATAATACACATAGTTTTTACTGATGTAATTCTTCTTGTACACAAATCATTCATCATTCATTATGTCAAAGAAAGGCTTCTCAATTTTGTTATGCGACTCCTCAAAGCAGTTTAAGGGCAAATGCTAGTTATAATAGTCTTCATTTGAGCATAAGATTATGTTCTACTCCCAAGCAACTTTTCGAGTGACCATAGTGCTTGAGAATgcattttcaattatatttttctgcaCCAAATAAACACAAAGTCGTCTAATCCATCTAAGAATGCAGCTGGTGCATGATTTTTCTAGTGGAGTGGCTAACCATTCAagcatttatatattattatcactcatcaaaaaatgtaataattattaatggTTCATGATCGTTTGGTGGACTGCACAGAAACTCCAAAGAGTTATTGGAGGCAATGCGTTCTTTAAAGGAAGCGACAAGTTTTCGACATTTGATTGAATTAGGAATTATGAATAAGGGTATACTTCATATTACAGTAACTTGTTCCTTTTGTTCTATTGGGAGAACTTGTGTTGATTCACCACAAAATGGCCAGTTTTCAACATCATAGAATGGATGCTTTTCCAGCATGAACAATAGGTGCCAATCAATTTTTGGCAGCCCAAAAAATGGCACCACGCGCATTGTCATTTGTCCATTTGAAAATAACTAATAATGcaaatcacaatcaaaacatAATGTTCAAGAAACCTACACAGATTGGAAAGGGAGGCCAATATGAAttgttgaaaaaacaaaaaaaaacaaaaaaaaaaaaatctcatagttgAAGTATTTATGCTTAGCAAAAAGTTTGCCCTGCTTCTTTTGATGAAtgaatatgattttattgtCAACAAAAATACTAGGTCTTGAATTTCTTTGCCCTTCCCAAAAAGAACATTTCTAAGAAAATAAGAGAAGCTGAAAgaactaattttattttcaagagTTTTGTCACTCAGTGTGGTACGACGTGCTTTCCTTTATTTGGAGAACTAAAGTCTGAATCTTCCTTTTCTATTATTGTCGCTATCAGGAAGGGTTGGGAGGGAGGggagaagaaaatttttgttggacCGAGATGTCTAATTAGTAGACTTTGTAAAATTGGACCCGTTAACttggcaaaaataaataaataaatagaatgaGTAATATGGCAATCTGTTGGGGGAGAAGAACCAAATTTGTTAGGCCAAGATGTCTAATTAGTAGACCTTGTAAAAtttgaacacacacacacacaaaaaaaaaaaaaaaaaaaaaaaaaaaaaaaaaaacctaatatgAGTAATATGGCAATCTGTTTTTGTCTAACCTAACCTACTTTTGACTTTATCCGGTCTGGTTGAACTCTAACCAGACATGACTTGTTTATCAAGCTTCTATTACaaatataaaagtttttttttttattgattcatTTTTAATGTACATTTGTAGATTAAAAGTATATTGGTTTTTCTATATTGTAAATGAAAATACTAATGACTCTATTTGTCAACTTGACATGCGAttctcaaatataaatatttttagtgtCAAATCTATTACAAACATTAAGtagttatttttataagttcattatatatattcttcctaattatatattttcttttcctttacataacatgttatgttttattcttgaaactttatatatgtgtgagtttgaattaatttttttcttttagtttttttaaggttattttcttatgtataactttttgaagcctcaacattttttttttaaggtaccACTATACTTTTGCAACTTTAggcaaataaacaaataagtttttagtAAAATACTAAACCAAATGCATACTTAGTTACTTTTATAgataattcaattttatttcattttcttatataaaatgtatacatgatttgttttcttctttgtgAAACTATTGGCCTAGTAGACTAATAGAATTAATTGTCGAAATATAAACTCAAGGATTTATGTATAACTTCCATTTTTAAgtatttctttgttcttttatctttatttaaagaaataataataatgataataataatagtagtagtagtagtaaaaGTTAGAAAGTATGTTAAAGgaacttgaaaaaaattcaagtcaTACCAAATTGCCccaacctatcaaaaaaaatcaagcaaaaggCTAGAGgaataataacttattttagTTAGGACAAAACTTATATACAGTACTTTAGGTGCTGTTTCTTAGATTCTCCTCTTAAAATTCTGCTATGTGGctacttaatttaaaaaatacacttctattCAAAATCTTAAGAGATGAACCTAAAGAGTAGCACttaagtattgtacctaagtcttgtACTTTTAGTTAAATAAGTTTCTAATTTATACTCAATTTGACATGTACCTGTCTTAAACTAGTCTACCACATAGCTAAGTTGTGGGCAGTAAAGTTTTGCACCTCTCCAAATAACAGATACGGACCAACAATTGAAGTTATACAATCATCTAATATAACTACATGTtctcacaaatatatatatatatatatatatatatatatatatagttgcaATAAATAGTCCAATCCGGCCTTGAGTTGAGACTAGGTCAAAACAGTCAAAAAGTTTGAcccaatcacaaaaattaaattgcacAACCAGACAAATATATCAAATTCTAAAAGAGATCTTCTAAAATCACAAACTATCtcacaatttttgtcacaatgCTCTTGTTGTGCTAGATTGTGTATTGCTTTTATATTcgttcactattttttttctcaccgattacaattaaacaaataaaaagttagagcaattacatcagttgatttaaaattatgtaaaattgtgcaaaatggaaaaatgtGCTCATTTTACACAATATGAGCAAAAAAAACACCTACATCAGTTTGGGTAAACTTGTGTATAAATGCAAGTTGCTACAGTACCCGTGCAAATATGCATGGGTACTGCAGCATgtgcatataattttttaacaattttttctctctctctctctctgtactTGACTCTTagctccctctctctctctctctctctcaagcgcagaactctctttttcttcctctcatcaatctttcttcctcttccatCAATCGCCACCACCGCCGATCGATCTTTCTTCCTTGTTTCTCGTTGTTTTCGGGTTGAATGGGCTTGATCATTGGGTTTCAGGTTGAATGGGGTTGAATGTCTCTCGCCATCACCATCGCCACCACTTGCCTTTGGAGGCGTCGATCTTGTTTCTCGTTCTAGCCATCGCCACCAGAGGTGTCGATATAAACCGTCGATCTTGTTTCTCGTT
The Quercus lobata isolate SW786 chromosome 10, ValleyOak3.0 Primary Assembly, whole genome shotgun sequence DNA segment above includes these coding regions:
- the LOC115963259 gene encoding probable LRR receptor-like serine/threonine-protein kinase At1g74360, giving the protein MSDEETNSWPVALIVFLILITGTLVAGDSLDTDKEVLLNLKAFFEKNNQINRGIYSLWNKQSNNPCEWPGINCSTTTRTARVTSIDLSDNKISGKLFGNFSLLTELSFLDLSKNTLSGVIPEDLNRCQNLVRLNLSHNILDGHLNLTGLNKLEKLDISVNRICGEVQLSLPTICDKLVVLHISRNNFTGVINGSFDTCQNLQFLDLSTNKLSGKLWIGFEKLLEFSASENNFNGHILSSMFGTNCNLQVLDLSENGFTGQVPGNISYCRSLVILNLSSNNFTGKIPAEMGSISSLQALYLGNNSFSKDIPDSLLSLNKLTFLDLSRNNFGGDIQEIFGKFTQVKFLVLHSNLYIGGIYTSGILKIPNIFILDLSFNKFSGPLPVEISEMPSLKFLILAYNEFSGTIPSEYGNLSRLQALDLSFNRLNGSIPPTFGKLRSLLWLMLANNSLSGEIPPDLGNCTSLLWLNLANNQLSGKIPPQLTNIGTNATVTFESNRQENDGIVGGSGECLAMRRWIPANYPPFSFVYDILTRKSCRSTWDTILQGNSIFPICAAGLSVRTFQIPGYVQLSGNRLSGEVPPDIGNMQKFSMLHLGFNEFYGKLPPQIEKMPLVVLNISNNKFSGEIPGEIGNIKCLQNLDLSCNNFSGMFPASFNNLSELNKFNISYNPLISGVIPITGQFSTFEKSYLGDALLELPNFSHNTTDMFPHGNDHDGKTNRRSFAAFLVFLALALIFLIFGVLSLIVCMLEKSPSESPGYQLQDIKYPHDLASSSSYSSPWLSDTIKVIRLDKTAFTHADILKATGNFSEERIIGNGGFGTVYRGVLPDGREVAVKKLQREGIEGEREFRAEMEVLSGNGFGWPHPNLVTLYGWCLDDTQKILVYEYMEGGSLEDLISDRIMLTWRRRIDVAVDVARALMFLHHECYPAIVHRDVKASNVLLDKDGKARVTDFGLARVVDAGDSHVSTVVAGTIGYVAPEYGQTWHATTKGDVYSFGVLTMELATGRRALDGGEECLVEWAKRVMGNERQALSRSVIPVVLLGSGLAEGAEEMSELLRVGVKCTAESPQARPNMKEVLAMLIEISCIRGEFNYGHSPPF